One window of the Candidatus Wolbachia massiliensis genome contains the following:
- a CDS encoding ankyrin repeat domain-containing protein encodes MLAERGADVNVVNEKAPLHYAAKYCYTETMKTLIDKGANANNKDNEGRTPLHYAAKQGYTEIVKILIDKKANIDEKTNNGLTPLHYAAKYGYTEIVEILIDKKANVNEKDNNGWTPLHYAAKYGRTKVVMTLIRNKANVDEKTNNGLTPLHYAAKYDWTEVVKTLIDERANVNEKDNNGWAPLHYAVKYGYTEIVKTLIDKGANVNNKDNNERTPLYLAALENNTEMIKLLMDRGADPLLGNGNVEILKYLVKFIKNDGVEYSQEKKAQQKEKQVDSEYESLKYSLLFNPLTYIIERNKFNDLVSEWSAEISSLTESQRKLNKELLSIFEDLPCCDITRLENFLQGNKGNDDLRFILNLQRGRSKITILHVISSMTDLMVERDTGLAVGKFMDLLLTAEANPNIPDSKGQTPLHYAAYSSCDKVICSLLNKGARNEPDKQGKTPLDVAIDNHNYSIEECFLTNEQKIVKKDLEDTLRSNCTLLQDYFPVLKQFLEEHKKTEDLQKVLNLRDREGKSRIFQEIRGACHYNANYGKSDLEKVEKLLLQVGAIDHKGLDKKKRKKHSLELGTLWNNLISDQQEKLGTFLGIAGAAKSMDELERVVTEAIDSGVKFNLFRQGSLYNKQCENKYSFADYIINKISELKKNSKVVSDIKVASDIVCKLVSKGAVLCNISSLLVIDELEEFEGHKSNMKKARVDYENHTQKFMKVAKSAVSGRVKDAKVDNSTFYLRCSKDSTVKVAEIIEGARSLGFSQESVEYRRDIIKVGKSEVEIITKNGIRNYTDFADGSDIVLTFHTNLGELKVRLHPDKENKDQIRVKVLDQEKWERLKNYNEEIGKNCSLGWLSVNKAIEQGYFERSGHFQRSETMSPSKEVSEKAGMFKKVCQAAFLVQLNFQSIRKENIKLRHS; translated from the coding sequence ATTTTAGCAGAAAGAGGAGCTGATGTTAATGTAGTAAATGAAAAAGCTCCATTACACTATGCTGCTAAGTATTGCTATACAGAAACAATGAAGACTCTAATAGATAAAGGGGCTAATGCTAATAATAAAGATAATGAAGGGAGGACTCCATTACATTATGCTGCTAAGCAAGGCTACACAGAAATAGTGAAAATACTAATAGATAAAAAGGCTAATATTGATGAGAAAACCAATAATGGTTTAACTCCATTACATTATGCTGCTAAGTATGGCTACACAGAAATAGTGGAAATACTAATAGATAAAAAGGCTAATGTTAATGAGAAAGACAATAATGGTTGGACCCCATTACATTATGCCGCCAAGTATGGCCGTACAAAAGTAGTGATGACTCTAATAAGAAACAAAGCTAATGTTGATGAAAAAACCAATAATGGTTTAACTCCATTACATTATGCTGCTAAATATGACTGGACAGAAGTAGTGAAAACTTTAATAGATGAAAGAGCTAATGTTAATGAGAAAGACAATAATGGTTGGGCCCCATTACATTATGCTGTTAAGTATGGCTATACAGAAATAGTGAAGACTCTAATAGATAAAGGGGCTAATGTTAATAACAAAGACAATAATGAACGTACTCCATTATACTTGGCTGCTTTAGAGAACAATACGGAAATGATAAAACTTCTAATGGATAGAGGAGCAGATCCTTTACTAGGAAATGGTAATGTTGAAATTTTAAAGTATTTAGTTAAATTCATTAAAAATGATGGTGTAGAGTACTCGCAGGAAAAAAAAGCGCAGCAGAAAGAAAAGCAAGTAGATAGTGAATATGAATCACTTAAATATTCATTGCTGTTTAATCCTTTGACCTATATTATTGAAAGAAACAAATTTAATGATTTAGTATCTGAATGGTCTGCTGAAATATCTAGTCTGACAGAAAGTCAAAGAAAGTTAAATAAAGAATTGCTAAGTATTTTCGAAGACCTTCCGTGTTGTGATATTACAAGACTTGAAAATTTTTTGCAAGGTAATAAAGGTAATGATGATCTAAGATTTATCCTCAATCTTCAAAGAGGAAGATCTAAGATAACAATACTACATGTGATATCAAGCATGACAGATCTGATGGTAGAAAGAGATACAGGCCTGGCAGTTGGGAAATTTATGGATTTACTCTTAACAGCTGAAGCTAATCCTAATATACCAGACAGTAAAGGGCAAACACCTTTGCATTATGCTGCTTACTCCAGTTGTGATAAAGTGATATGTTCGCTTTTAAACAAGGGAGCACGTAATGAACCTGACAAGCAAGGAAAAACTCCACTAGATGTTGCAATTGATAATCACAACTACTCTATTGAAGAATGCTTTTTAACTAATGAACAAAAGATAGTGAAAAAAGATTTAGAAGATACCCTTCGTAGCAATTGCACTCTTCTTCAGGACTATTTTCCTGTACTAAAACAGTTTTTGGAAGAACACAAGAAAACCGAAGATCTTCAAAAGGTTCTAAACCTTCGTGATCGTGAGGGGAAATCTCGAATTTTCCAAGAGATTAGAGGTGCTTGTCATTATAATGCAAATTACGGTAAAAGTGATCTTGAAAAAGTAGAGAAATTGCTGTTACAAGTGGGAGCAATTGATCATAAGGGATTAGACAAGAAAAAAAGAAAGAAACATTCACTCGAATTAGGAACTTTATGGAATAATCTAATATCAGATCAACAAGAAAAGTTAGGAACGTTCTTGGGTATAGCAGGTGCTGCCAAAAGCATGGATGAACTAGAACGAGTTGTAACAGAAGCTATAGATTCTGGAGTAAAGTTTAACTTGTTTAGACAAGGAAGCCTATATAACAAGCAGTGTGAGAATAAATATAGCTTTGCAGATTATATAATAAACAAAATTAGTGAATTAAAAAAGAACTCTAAAGTTGTAAGTGATATAAAAGTTGCTAGTGATATAGTATGTAAGTTGGTATCAAAAGGAGCAGTGTTATGTAATATAAGCAGTTTGCTTGTAATTGATGAATTGGAAGAGTTTGAAGGCCATAAATCTAATATGAAAAAAGCTCGTGTAGATTATGAGAATCATACTCAGAAATTCATGAAAGTTGCTAAAAGTGCAGTAAGTGGTAGGGTAAAAGATGCAAAAGTGGATAATTCTACTTTCTATTTAAGATGCTCAAAGGATAGCACAGTAAAGGTTGCAGAAATCATAGAAGGAGCAAGAAGCTTAGGATTTTCTCAGGAAAGCGTAGAATACCGAAGAGATATAATCAAAGTCGGTAAAAGCGAGGTAGAAATTATAACGAAGAATGGTATAAGGAATTACACAGATTTTGCTGATGGTAGTGATATAGTATTAACTTTTCATACTAACTTGGGAGAATTAAAAGTTAGATTACATCCTGATAAGGAAAATAAAGACCAAATAAGGGTGAAGGTACTTGATCAAGAGAAATGGGAGAGATTAAAAAATTATAACGAAGAAATAGGAAAGAATTGCTCACTTGGATGGTTATCAGTTAATAAGGCAATAGAACAAGGGTATTTTGAAAGGTCTGGACATTTTCAACGTTCTGAAACAATGAGCCCATCTAAAGAAGTTTCAGAAAAAGCGGGAATGTTCAAAAAAGTGTGTCAAGCCGCATTTTTAGTTCAACTCAATTTTCAATCTATCAGGAAAGAAAATATCAAGCTGAGACATAGTTAA
- a CDS encoding tetratricopeptide repeat protein, translating into MNIYQAVFDKRRDADHPDTLRTRHNMAVVLENQGNYSEALNIYQAVFDIQKRRDANHPDTLGTRNNMAVVLEKQGNYSEALQILQAVFNIQKRRDADHPDTLRTRHNMANVLFQQGKYSEALKSYQEVFDIQQRRNADHSDTLRTRIGMAVVLEKQGKYSEALQIFQAVFDIQQRRDADHPDTLMTQNNMAMLQKQNPESDLSDITVSNQPTRVPGF; encoded by the coding sequence TTGAACATCTATCAGGCAGTATTTGATAAAAGAAGAGATGCTGATCATCCAGATACTTTAAGGACTCGTCATAATATGGCAGTAGTACTTGAAAACCAAGGTAACTACAGTGAGGCTTTGAACATCTATCAGGCAGTATTTGATATTCAAAAAAGAAGAGATGCTAATCATCCCGATACTTTAGGGACTCGGAATAATATGGCAGTAGTGCTTGAAAAACAAGGTAACTACAGTGAGGCTTTGCAAATCCTTCAGGCAGTATTTAATATTCAAAAAAGAAGAGATGCTGATCATCCAGATACTTTAAGGACTCGTCATAATATGGCAAATGTGCTTTTTCAACAAGGTAAATACAGTGAGGCTTTGAAAAGCTATCAAGAAGTATTTGATATTCAACAAAGAAGAAATGCTGATCATTCTGATACTTTAAGGACTCGTATAGGTATGGCAGTAGTGCTTGAAAAACAAGGTAAATACAGTGAGGCTTTGCAAATCTTTCAGGCAGTATTTGATATTCAACAAAGAAGAGATGCTGATCATCCCGATACTTTAATGACTCAGAATAATATGGCAATGTTACAAAAACAAAATCCTGAGTCCGATTTAAGTGATATAACAGTAAGTAATCAGCCAACAAGGGTGCCAGGCTTCTAA
- a CDS encoding transposase family protein produces MSLNYHKVNKHPRNFRDITGLKIEEFEKIVKKVRPEWEKLEKQKKRHGRTAKLPTLEDKMLCVILYYRTYITHRFLGCLFNLHNANICRLLKKIEPLLAKKITIKKDRTLTPERILKVLADVTEQQIQQPKESKKRKRSYSGKKKMTTMKTEIVIEESGQILSVSRSYRGKIHDFRIRKQEKLLPTDSIKHADSGYQGWQKLQSNVVIPYKKYRKKLLTEEQKEHNRELASFRMRVENKIRELKIFKILSYVYRNFQKKYNMRFNIIAGLVNLRHGF; encoded by the coding sequence ATGAGTCTAAATTACCATAAAGTAAATAAACACCCAAGAAATTTTCGAGATATAACGGGATTGAAAATAGAAGAATTCGAAAAAATTGTTAAAAAAGTAAGGCCAGAGTGGGAAAAGCTTGAAAAACAGAAAAAGCGCCACGGAAGAACTGCTAAATTACCAACGCTGGAAGATAAAATGCTGTGCGTAATTTTGTATTATCGGACCTACATAACCCACAGATTTTTGGGCTGCCTTTTCAATTTACATAATGCAAATATTTGCCGACTTTTGAAGAAAATAGAGCCGCTACTGGCCAAAAAAATTACCATAAAAAAGGACAGAACCCTAACTCCAGAGAGGATTTTGAAGGTACTGGCAGATGTTACAGAACAGCAGATACAGCAGCCAAAAGAAAGCAAAAAACGTAAGAGATCTTACTCAGGAAAGAAAAAAATGACGACTATGAAAACAGAAATTGTGATCGAAGAAAGTGGGCAAATTCTATCGGTTTCAAGATCTTACCGTGGGAAAATTCACGATTTTCGGATAAGAAAACAGGAGAAATTGCTGCCTACGGACAGTATAAAGCATGCTGATTCTGGCTATCAGGGATGGCAAAAGTTGCAAAGTAATGTTGTGATACCATACAAAAAATACCGAAAAAAGCTACTAACTGAGGAGCAAAAGGAGCACAACCGAGAGTTGGCATCATTTAGAATGAGGGTCGAAAATAAGATACGAGAATTGAAAATATTCAAGATTTTGTCGTACGTTTACCGCAACTTTCAGAAAAAATATAACATGAGATTTAACATAATAGCTGGTCTCGTGAATTTGAGGCATGGGTTTTAG
- a CDS encoding transposase, with product MSLNYHKVNKHPRNFRDITGLKIEEFEKIVKKVRPEWEKLEKQKKRHGRTAKLPTLEDKMLCVILYYRTYITHRFLGCLFNLHNANICRLLKKIEPLLAKKITIKKDRTLTPERILKVLADVTEQQIQQPKESKKRKRSYSGKKKMTTMKTEIVIEESGQILSVSRSYRGKIHDFRIRKQEKLLPTDSIKHADSGYQGWQKLQSNVVIPYKKYRKKLLTEEQKEHNRELASFRMRVENKIRELKIFKILSYVYRNFQKKYNMRFIALLIIVETNEEKQNRQHGEKI from the coding sequence ATGAGTCTAAATTACCATAAAGTAAATAAACACCCAAGAAATTTTCGAGATATAACGGGATTGAAAATAGAAGAATTCGAAAAAATTGTTAAAAAAGTAAGGCCAGAGTGGGAAAAGCTTGAAAAACAGAAAAAGCGCCACGGAAGAACTGCTAAATTACCAACGCTGGAAGATAAAATGCTGTGCGTAATTTTGTATTATCGGACCTACATAACCCACAGATTTTTGGGCTGCCTTTTCAATTTACATAATGCAAATATTTGCCGACTTTTGAAGAAAATAGAGCCGCTACTGGCCAAAAAAATTACCATAAAAAAGGACAGAACCCTAACTCCAGAGAGGATTTTGAAGGTACTGGCAGATGTTACAGAACAGCAGATACAGCAGCCAAAAGAAAGCAAAAAACGTAAGAGATCTTACTCAGGAAAGAAAAAAATGACGACTATGAAAACAGAAATTGTGATCGAAGAAAGTGGGCAAATTCTATCGGTTTCAAGATCTTACCGTGGGAAAATTCACGATTTTCGGATAAGAAAACAGGAGAAATTGCTGCCTACGGACAGTATAAAGCATGCTGATTCTGGCTATCAGGGATGGCAAAAGTTGCAAAGTAATGTTGTGATACCATACAAAAAATACCGAAAAAAGCTACTAACTGAGGAGCAAAAGGAGCACAACCGAGAGTTGGCATCATTTAGAATGAGGGTCGAAAATAAGATACGGGAATTGAAAATATTCAAGATTTTGTCGTACGTTTACCGCAACTTTCAGAAAAAATATAACATGAGATTTATAGCCCTTCTCATAATAGTGGAAACAAATGAAGAAAAGCAGAATCGACAGCATGGCGAAAAGATTTAA
- a CDS encoding outer membrane protein assembly factor BamE, whose translation MRILIFFVLLFLVSCHTIHNHGAPGISVELWSKIKVGDDKEKVVHTLGAPTLVSKFDEDVWYYISYKIRQVNFLGKKSYSSESLQISFDQNGKVADIKEINVSERSLAVTD comes from the coding sequence ATGCGGATATTAATATTTTTTGTTTTGTTGTTTTTAGTAAGCTGTCACACTATTCACAATCACGGTGCTCCTGGCATCAGTGTTGAATTGTGGAGTAAGATAAAAGTAGGTGACGATAAAGAAAAAGTGGTTCACACTTTGGGGGCACCAACATTGGTATCAAAATTCGATGAGGATGTTTGGTACTATATCTCATATAAAATTAGACAAGTAAACTTCCTGGGAAAAAAAAGTTATAGCAGTGAATCTCTGCAGATTTCTTTCGATCAGAACGGTAAAGTTGCAGACATAAAAGAGATTAACGTTTCAGAGAGATCTTTGGCTGTGACTGATTGA
- a CDS encoding ribonucleotide-diphosphate reductase subunit beta — MSLLEADPIYKPFHYPWAYDAWLQQQRIHWIPEEVPLADDVKDWKTKLSNVEKNLLTQIFRFFTQADIEVNNCYMRHYSNIFKPTEICMMLASFSNMETVHIAAYSYLLDTIGMPESEYQAFLKYDAMRKKYEYMLEFEESKKHDKKHVAKTLAVFGAFTEGLQLFASFAILLNFQRFGKMKGMGQIIAWSARDETLHTNSIITLFHTFIKENNEIWNDEFKEELYSACRTIVELEDEFIKLAFDLGDVEGLSAEEVRDYIRYIANRRLTQLGLKSIYDINDNPLPWLDEILNGVEHTNFFENRVTEYSRAATQGTWEEAFAENGNDNKER, encoded by the coding sequence ATGTCATTGTTAGAAGCAGATCCAATATATAAACCTTTTCATTACCCTTGGGCATATGACGCGTGGTTACAGCAACAAAGGATACATTGGATACCTGAAGAAGTTCCACTCGCTGACGATGTCAAGGACTGGAAAACTAAGCTTTCAAATGTGGAGAAAAATTTACTGACTCAGATTTTCAGATTCTTTACTCAAGCAGACATTGAAGTAAATAACTGTTATATGAGGCATTATTCAAATATATTTAAGCCAACAGAAATATGCATGATGCTTGCAAGCTTTTCCAATATGGAAACCGTACATATTGCAGCCTACTCTTATCTTTTAGATACAATTGGTATGCCGGAAAGTGAATATCAAGCGTTTTTAAAATATGATGCTATGAGAAAAAAGTACGAATATATGTTAGAGTTTGAAGAAAGCAAAAAACACGACAAAAAACACGTAGCTAAAACTCTAGCAGTGTTTGGTGCATTTACTGAGGGGTTGCAGTTATTTGCATCGTTTGCTATTTTGCTCAATTTTCAACGTTTTGGGAAAATGAAGGGCATGGGGCAAATAATTGCCTGGTCAGCACGGGATGAAACCTTACATACTAATTCAATTATCACCTTATTTCATACATTTATTAAAGAGAATAATGAAATTTGGAATGACGAGTTTAAAGAGGAGTTATATTCTGCATGTCGCACTATCGTTGAACTTGAGGATGAATTTATAAAACTTGCCTTTGATTTAGGAGACGTTGAAGGACTATCCGCAGAAGAAGTGCGTGATTATATACGCTATATAGCAAACAGGCGATTAACACAATTGGGTCTCAAATCCATATATGACATTAACGACAACCCCCTTCCGTGGCTTGATGAAATACTAAATGGTGTTGAACATACAAACTTCTTTGAAAATAGAGTAACAGAATACAGCCGTGCAGCAACTCAAGGCACATGGGAAGAAGCTTTTGCTGAAAATGGCAATGATAATAAAGAGCGCTAG
- a CDS encoding ankyrin repeat domain-containing protein, with protein sequence MQELDRILIAVNCSQNLNKENIADKIKTKIEAKLNEENLVEWIKKDLEKLLKRWEKDNFDLKKFPYCNLLQLAAKFNCAKLAKHLVANGFDINNGFPLHCAAREKSQEVLVFLIQEKANVNLQDEDGETPLHCAAQHGHVQVVKILLAAKADVNMRDQWGSTPLHSASYRWDREIEMVKSLLKAGATNVQDKYGKTPLHYAAQRGYVQTVETLLKEGGADVNVQDKDGKTPLHHATDREGEHIQVVEILLQEGANVNLQDKEGKTSLHYAAKYGYMQVAEALLEGGAGVNLQDENGKTPLHYAAENEYTQIAEALLKKDAGVDVQDKEGRTPLYYAVYYTHDEHPRLNYQNPKVAKLLLNYGADPSFIHRPKAIIAGVTAGVISAIVVPLALAYATALPALAIVGITVASALIVGGISYGVAYKSSEHSLSSELSKVSCSNAHEQIPTP encoded by the coding sequence ATGCAGGAATTAGATCGAATACTAATAGCAGTCAATTGTAGCCAAAACCTGAACAAGGAGAATATAGCTGATAAAATAAAAACTAAAATAGAAGCTAAGCTCAATGAAGAAAATTTAGTTGAGTGGATTAAGAAAGATTTAGAAAAACTTCTTAAGAGGTGGGAAAAAGATAATTTTGATCTAAAGAAATTTCCATATTGTAATTTACTACAATTAGCAGCTAAGTTTAATTGCGCAAAATTAGCAAAGCATTTGGTGGCAAATGGTTTTGATATTAATAATGGCTTTCCTTTGCATTGTGCTGCTAGAGAGAAAAGTCAAGAAGTATTGGTATTTCTGATACAAGAAAAAGCAAATGTTAATCTGCAAGATGAAGATGGAGAAACTCCTTTGCATTGTGCTGCTCAACACGGGCATGTACAAGTAGTGAAAATCTTACTTGCAGCAAAAGCAGACGTTAACATGCGGGACCAATGGGGATCCACTCCTTTACACAGTGCTTCTTATCGTTGGGATAGAGAGATAGAAATGGTGAAATCTCTGTTAAAAGCAGGAGCTACTAATGTACAAGATAAATATGGGAAAACTCCTTTGCATTATGCTGCTCAGCGTGGATATGTGCAAACAGTAGAAACCCTACTAAAAGAAGGAGGTGCAGATGTTAATGTGCAAGATAAAGATGGAAAAACTCCTTTACATCATGCTACTGATAGGGAAGGGGAACATATACAAGTAGTAGAAATCCTGTTACAAGAAGGAGCAAATGTTAATCTGCAAGATAAAGAAGGAAAAACCTCTTTGCATTACGCTGCTAAGTATGGATACATGCAAGTAGCAGAAGCTCTATTAGAAGGAGGGGCAGGTGTTAATCTGCAAGATGAAAATGGAAAAACTCCTTTACATTATGCTGCTGAGAATGAGTATACACAAATAGCAGAGGCTCTATTAAAAAAAGATGCCGGTGTCGATGTACAAGATAAAGAAGGGAGAACTCCTTTGTACTATGCTGTTTATTACACCCATGATGAACATCCACGGCTAAATTACCAAAATCCAAAAGTAGCAAAACTTCTACTAAACTACGGTGCAGATCCATCATTTATTCACAGGCCTAAAGCTATAATAGCAGGAGTCACTGCTGGTGTTATATCTGCTATTGTAGTTCCACTAGCACTTGCCTATGCTACTGCATTACCTGCGCTAGCAATAGTTGGAATTACTGTAGCATCTGCACTGATAGTTGGTGGAATTTCCTATGGGGTTGCGTATAAGTCATCAGAGCATTCGTTAAGTAGCGAGTTAAGTAAGGTTAGCTGCAGTAATGCACATGAACAGATACCTACACCATAG
- a CDS encoding IS630 family transposase (programmed frameshift), translated as MPAAYSYDLRKKAIQALDEGESKTAVAKRFKIGRVTLYKWEKRRKETGDFQSKKLGNRGYNHKITDWNAFAEFVKKHGDKTQSEVAKLWGNISRQTIHRALKKIGFTRKKKTYGYKERNEEKRAEFLKVISAKSPEKLVYIDESGIDNTEDYPYGYCRKGERFHALKSGKKTQRVSMIAALNKGKIVAPMTFEGYCDTEIFNGWFEQFLAPILQPGQTVILDNATFHKSKKIVEFAKSVGAEIMYLPPYSPDFNDIEHYWFAIKNRVRRNIPLFKSFRHAVDSAFLHLFPLL; from the exons GTGCCAGCAGCATATAGCTATGACTTAAGGAAAAAAGCCATCCAGGCGTTGGATGAAGGAGAGAGTAAAACAGCAGTAGCAAAGAGATTCAAAATTGGTAGAGTAACATTGTATAAATGGGAGAAAAGGCGCAAAGAAACAGGAGATTTTCAATCGAAGAAACTGGGGAATAGGGGCTATAATCATAAAATTACCGACTGGAATGCGTTTGCAGAATTTGTGAAAAAACATGGCGATAAAACACAGTCAGAGGTGGCTAAACTATGGGGCAATATAAGTCGTCAAACAATTCATAGAGCTCTGAAAAAAATTGGATTTACACGCA AAAAAAAGACTTATGGGTACAAAGAAAGGAACGAAGAAAAACGAGCTGAATTTTTAAAAGTTATATCTGCAAAATCTCCTGAAAAGCTGGTATATATTGATGAATCTGGTATAGACAATACAGAGGACTACCCATACGGGTATTGCAGAAAGGGAGAGAGGTTTCATGCATTAAAATCAGGTAAAAAAACGCAGCGAGTTAGCATGATTGCAGCTTTAAACAAGGGAAAAATCGTTGCACCTATGACCTTTGAAGGCTATTGTGATACAGAGATTTTTAATGGCTGGTTCGAGCAATTTCTGGCACCAATTTTACAGCCTGGACAAACGGTGATTTTGGACAATGCAACTTTTCATAAGTCTAAAAAGATTGTCGAATTTGCCAAAAGTGTTGGTGCAGAAATTATGTATCTCCCTCCCTATTCTCCTGATTTTAATGATATTGAACACTATTGGTTTGCTATCAAAAACAGAGTCAGAAGGAACATACCTCTGTTTAAATCTTTTCGCCATGCTGTCGATTCTGCTTTTCTTCATTTGTTTCCACTATTATGA
- a CDS encoding ankyrin repeat domain-containing protein yields MNILEIMAYLAPDKICIEEIFSKLIANDEEKLWRAVELLDRYSIIDLKEGVANIHRLVQKVTELSLRKEGREEEVLRKALELINGGDLGQDSMSHVASIWGYASKYGTLIDGFFFNSSYIYRESFFIKEGTPSHFLAASGNCKAIKAILTHIERYYPGKLGEIVNIKSNCSQTPLHIAAGSGNLNIVKCLINKGANIDAKDEYGNTPLHSAAAEAGKLDIVKYLINRGADVNDQSEHCYTPLHYAAESGELNKVKCLIDKGADINAKDEDDYTPLHLAAYSGKLDAVKCLISKGADINAKNRYGGTPLHMAAEGEKLDIMEHLIRNGADVDAEDKYDETPLCATIRSGRLEIVKYFFNKGVDIDKYNGTVLHLAVCSGKPDVVEYLISKGINVNAQYHKMPLQLAASRGLGRTMFLIQKGGNINTKSKDGSTSLHFAAIMGRVDIAKILLKHNADVNAENNEGRTALYYVTERNHQELVELLLAHGAVPVTTESI; encoded by the coding sequence TTGAATATTCTGGAAATAATGGCTTATCTTGCTCCTGACAAGATTTGTATAGAAGAAATCTTTTCAAAGCTAATAGCCAATGATGAAGAAAAGCTATGGAGAGCTGTTGAGTTACTCGATAGATATTCAATAATTGACTTAAAAGAAGGAGTGGCAAACATTCACAGACTAGTGCAGAAAGTGACTGAATTGAGTTTACGAAAGGAAGGCCGAGAAGAAGAAGTGCTAAGAAAGGCTCTAGAATTGATAAACGGCGGTGATTTAGGACAAGACAGTATGAGTCATGTTGCATCTATTTGGGGATATGCAAGTAAATATGGTACATTGATTGATGGCTTCTTCTTTAACTCATCTTATATATATAGGGAATCATTTTTTATAAAGGAAGGTACACCTTCACACTTTCTTGCTGCAAGTGGTAATTGTAAAGCAATTAAGGCCATACTTACACATATAGAAAGGTATTACCCAGGTAAGCTGGGAGAAATTGTTAATATTAAGAGCAATTGCAGTCAAACTCCATTACACATTGCTGCTGGGAGTGGAAATTTGAACATAGTAAAATGTCTTATCAATAAGGGTGCTAATATTGATGCTAAAGACGAATATGGTAATACTCCATTACATTCAGCTGCTGCTGAAGCTGGAAAACTAGACATAGTGAAATATCTTATAAACAGGGGGGCTGATGTTAATGACCAAAGTGAGCACTGTTATACTCCATTGCACTATGCTGCTGAAAGTGGAGAATTGAATAAAGTGAAATGCCTAATCGATAAAGGTGCTGATATTAATGCTAAAGACGAAGATGACTATACCCCCTTGCACCTTGCTGCTTATAGCGGAAAATTAGATGCGGTTAAATGTCTTATCAGTAAAGGTGCTGATATTAATGCTAAGAATAGATATGGTGGTACTCCATTACACATGGCTGCTGAAGGCGAAAAGTTGGATATAATGGAACATCTTATTAGAAATGGTGCTGATGTTGATGCTGAAGATAAGTATGATGAAACTCCACTATGTGCTACTATTCGTAGTGGAAGACTGGAAATAGTGAAATATTTTTTTAATAAAGGTGTCGACATCGATAAATATAACGGTACTGTATTACATTTAGCTGTTTGTAGTGGAAAACCGGATGTAGTAGAATACCTTATAAGCAAAGGGATTAATGTTAATGCTCAATACCATAAAATGCCATTACAGTTAGCTGCTTCACGCGGGTTGGGTAGGACAATGTTTCTTATTCAAAAAGGTGGTAATATTAATACTAAGAGTAAAGATGGCAGTACTTCACTACACTTCGCTGCTATTATGGGGAGGGTTGATATAGCAAAAATACTATTAAAACACAACGCCGACGTTAACGCTGAAAATAACGAAGGTAGGACGGCATTGTATTATGTTACTGAACGTAATCACCAAGAACTTGTGGAATTGCTTTTAGCTCATGGTGCAGTTCCTGTGACTACTGAAAGTATTTGA
- the rplU gene encoding 50S ribosomal protein L21 produces the protein MFAVIETGGKQYLVKKGSVIKVEKLEAEEGKEVEINRVVCLSDNGLSYSPNATVKAEVLEQRRGEKVIIFKKKRRKNYRRKTGHRQYITVLRINEINLQK, from the coding sequence ATGTTTGCAGTAATTGAGACTGGTGGGAAGCAGTACTTAGTAAAAAAAGGTAGTGTAATAAAAGTAGAAAAGTTAGAAGCCGAGGAAGGAAAGGAGGTAGAGATTAATAGGGTAGTTTGCCTTTCAGATAACGGGTTATCTTATTCGCCTAATGCTACTGTTAAAGCTGAAGTGCTTGAACAACGCAGGGGAGAGAAAGTTATAATTTTTAAAAAGAAGAGAAGAAAAAATTACCGTAGAAAAACTGGTCATAGGCAGTATATAACTGTTCTGCGTATCAATGAAATTAATCTTCAAAAGTAA